The Marinifilum sp. JC120 genome window below encodes:
- a CDS encoding MFS transporter codes for MNNIVKIQLAVFALVSASFTNIYLPQPVLPILQSEFQISPVQASFSVSFVILGIVLSNLFFGYLSDRYSIKPIIVAGGVFVAAGGFVCALTHNYTVLVSARLLQGLFIPALTTSLAAWLARTLPAQRLSVVMGSYVSATILGGLGGRLLGGWIHPPLHWRYAFTTASIFILITTVLAVLILPATGKKEIAASRTNNGKETYASLLKRKELLLLYGCGAGSLLIFSPVFNYLPYRLSHPPFDFTTETITLVYLVYILGIFLGPLAGRFSSRFGGGAMLTFGSILLGLSLLMLLLPSVTAVIVGLMGVCAGFFTIHTVAVVLLNRKLTCSHGKANALYVLFYYTGGWLGITGAGFAYEYAGWKGVILFLVAFLVIPFSTGMIERRNEKRT; via the coding sequence ATGAATAATATCGTCAAAATACAGCTCGCGGTTTTTGCTCTGGTCTCGGCATCTTTTACCAATATATATCTTCCGCAACCAGTCCTGCCTATTCTTCAGTCTGAATTCCAGATCAGTCCTGTGCAGGCTTCATTTTCAGTTTCATTCGTAATTCTGGGGATTGTGCTTTCAAACCTGTTCTTTGGCTATTTGTCGGATAGATATTCGATTAAACCCATAATCGTTGCCGGTGGTGTTTTCGTAGCGGCTGGTGGATTCGTTTGTGCATTGACTCATAACTATACAGTTCTTGTCAGCGCAAGATTGTTGCAGGGACTTTTCATCCCGGCTTTGACCACAAGCCTTGCCGCATGGCTGGCTCGCACTCTTCCGGCGCAGCGGCTCAGTGTAGTTATGGGATCATATGTTTCCGCCACTATACTGGGCGGACTGGGCGGAAGGTTGCTCGGAGGATGGATTCATCCGCCTCTTCATTGGAGGTATGCGTTTACCACAGCCTCAATATTTATTCTGATCACAACTGTTCTGGCAGTCCTTATTTTGCCTGCCACTGGCAAAAAAGAGATTGCTGCCTCGCGCACGAATAACGGAAAAGAAACATATGCTTCACTGCTGAAACGCAAGGAACTTCTTCTTCTCTATGGTTGTGGTGCAGGAAGTTTGCTGATTTTTTCCCCGGTTTTTAATTACCTGCCGTACAGGCTTTCACACCCCCCGTTTGATTTTACTACTGAGACAATTACACTTGTTTATCTGGTTTATATACTAGGTATATTTTTGGGTCCGCTTGCCGGAAGGTTCAGCAGTCGTTTCGGGGGAGGGGCGATGCTGACTTTCGGCTCCATTCTTTTGGGGCTATCGCTTTTAATGCTTTTGTTACCGTCAGTCACAGCTGTAATCGTCGGATTGATGGGAGTGTGCGCCGGATTTTTTACTATCCACACTGTGGCTGTTGTCCTCCTGAATCGTAAATTGACTTGCAGCCATGGCAAAGCCAATGCCCTTTATGTTCTGTTTTACTACACAGGTGGGTGGCTGGGGATTACCGGAGCTGGATTCGCATATGAATATGCAGGGTGGAAGGGCGTGATTCTTTTCCTTGTTGCCTTTTTAGTTATTCCTTTTAGTACCGGAATGATTGAGCGAAGAAATGAGAAACGGACATAA
- a CDS encoding formylglycine-generating enzyme family protein: MLYRLFTLILLIALAVPAHAVDPDEFIGLEFRQQTQKKKPVPSPAVSKTSKSGKTPKAGQLWTEPTTGMQFVWVPGGCFMMGSSDGESDEKPVHEVCVDGFWMGKYEITNAQYRRFKANHNSKRYDGLQLNSDTQPVVRVTWKDAVEFAKWLSAKGQGTFFLPTEAQWEYAARAGAASRYYWGNSDSSACLYENLSDKSFTASRPSWGSFPCNDGYEVSSMVGKFKPNKFGLHDMLGNVSEWCLDCYDEKAYEKHPRSNPVIKGQRYSRVVRGGTWKHHPWNLCSDRYSMGMIDKTKTTGFRLVMVK; the protein is encoded by the coding sequence ATGCTATATCGATTATTTACTCTGATCCTGTTGATTGCTTTGGCTGTCCCCGCCCATGCCGTGGACCCCGACGAATTTATCGGGCTTGAGTTTCGTCAGCAGACGCAGAAGAAAAAGCCTGTCCCGTCTCCGGCAGTTTCCAAGACTTCCAAATCCGGCAAGACTCCCAAAGCAGGGCAGCTCTGGACCGAGCCGACTACAGGCATGCAGTTTGTCTGGGTGCCGGGTGGGTGTTTTATGATGGGCAGCAGTGATGGAGAAAGTGATGAGAAGCCTGTTCATGAGGTCTGCGTGGATGGTTTCTGGATGGGGAAATATGAAATCACCAATGCGCAGTATCGGAGGTTTAAGGCTAATCATAACAGCAAACGTTATGACGGTCTTCAATTGAATAGTGATACCCAGCCTGTAGTACGTGTTACTTGGAAAGATGCTGTTGAATTTGCGAAGTGGCTGTCAGCAAAGGGGCAGGGTACATTTTTTTTGCCTACTGAGGCCCAGTGGGAATACGCAGCCAGAGCGGGGGCTGCCTCCAGATATTATTGGGGAAATTCCGATTCCAGTGCCTGCCTGTATGAAAATCTGTCCGACAAAAGTTTTACTGCAAGCAGGCCATCATGGGGATCGTTTCCTTGCAATGATGGTTATGAAGTCAGCTCTATGGTAGGAAAATTCAAGCCTAATAAGTTCGGGCTGCATGATATGCTTGGGAATGTCAGCGAGTGGTGTCTGGATTGTTATGACGAGAAGGCATACGAGAAGCATCCTCGTAGTAATCCAGTGATAAAAGGGCAGCGCTATTCGCGTGTTGTGCGGGGCGGGACCTGGAAGCATCATCCTTGGAATTTGTGTTCTGATCGTTATTCGATGGGAATGATAGACAAAACTAAAACTACTGGTTTCCGGTTGGTGATGGTGAAATGA
- a CDS encoding formylglycine-generating enzyme family protein: MLRIFSIFILLLTLAIPAHAVNPDEFIGLEFREQTQKKKFAPSPAISKPFKSGKIPKAGQVWTEPSTGMEFVWIPGGCFMMGSSKGRAVELPVHEVCVDGFWMGRYEVTNGQYRKFRAGHNSKDYKGKSLNQDRQPVVFVSWHEARSFADWLSSQGYGDFKLPTEAEWEYACRARTSTPYYFGETISSDQANYNANYVYGNGHKGVYRKVSTLVGAFTANAFGLYDMHGNVEEWCEDFFEIDAYTKHTRKNPVVKGKLRKPVLRGGSWMNMPAWLRSASRSNSDADSRKNNYGFRLIRKP; this comes from the coding sequence ATGCTGCGTATCTTTTCTATTTTCATCCTCCTGCTGACTCTGGCTATCCCCGCCCATGCCGTAAACCCCGACGAGTTCATCGGGCTTGAGTTTCGGGAGCAGACACAGAAGAAAAAGTTTGCTCCTTCTCCGGCTATTTCCAAGCCTTTCAAGTCCGGCAAGATTCCCAAAGCAGGTCAGGTCTGGACCGAACCGAGCACAGGTATGGAATTCGTCTGGATTCCGGGCGGATGTTTTATGATGGGCAGTAGTAAGGGGCGTGCGGTTGAGCTTCCTGTGCACGAGGTCTGTGTTGATGGGTTCTGGATGGGGCGGTACGAGGTGACAAACGGTCAATATCGCAAGTTTCGTGCAGGTCATAATAGTAAAGATTATAAAGGAAAAAGCCTGAATCAAGATCGTCAGCCCGTGGTCTTTGTCTCGTGGCACGAGGCCCGGAGTTTTGCCGATTGGTTGAGTTCTCAAGGATATGGGGATTTCAAATTACCCACTGAGGCTGAGTGGGAATATGCCTGTCGGGCGAGGACGTCAACACCATATTATTTTGGCGAAACCATTAGTTCTGACCAAGCCAACTATAACGCAAATTACGTATATGGAAACGGACATAAGGGAGTTTATAGAAAGGTGTCGACTTTGGTCGGGGCTTTTACAGCCAATGCCTTTGGACTCTATGATATGCACGGTAATGTTGAAGAATGGTGTGAGGATTTTTTCGAGATAGATGCTTATACCAAACACACAAGAAAGAATCCCGTAGTTAAGGGTAAATTGCGTAAGCCTGTTTTACGCGGCGGCAGTTGGATGAATATGCCAGCGTGGCTCAGGTCCGCCAGCCGTTCAAACTCTGATGCTGATAGTAGAAAAAATAACTATGGATTTCGCCTGATCCGTAAGCCCTGA